The Prochlorococcus sp. MIT 0603 genome includes a region encoding these proteins:
- the pheS gene encoding phenylalanine--tRNA ligase subunit alpha has protein sequence MSQNVSLKQLNDDLEGLEKEAAKAITISQDKDSLEQLRIQFLGKKGRLSKVLASMANLDGSERPAIGQRANLLKNQLHKLIAERSNNLEEKILNEQIKNESVDVTAPPTGKPFGNRHPLMKTTEQIVDLFCGLGYEVHEGPEIETDYYNFEALNIPADHPARDMQDTFYLENNLLLRTHTSPVQIRCLEGSPPPVRIIAPGRVYRRDAIDATHSPVFHQIEVLAIDEGLDFSHLRGTVMAFLKAFFGDLPVRFRASYFPFTEPSVEVDVQWRGKWLEVMGCGMVDPAVLNGLGIDPERWTGFAAGLGVERFCMVRHEIDDIRRLYTSDLRFLEQF, from the coding sequence GTGAGTCAAAACGTCTCTCTTAAGCAGCTCAATGATGACCTCGAAGGGTTAGAGAAAGAAGCTGCAAAGGCTATTACCATTTCTCAAGACAAGGATTCTCTCGAGCAACTTAGAATACAGTTCCTAGGAAAGAAAGGCCGCCTATCAAAAGTATTAGCCTCTATGGCCAATTTGGATGGATCTGAACGTCCAGCAATTGGTCAAAGAGCAAATTTATTAAAAAATCAACTGCACAAATTAATTGCTGAACGATCTAATAATTTAGAAGAGAAGATTTTAAATGAACAAATCAAGAATGAAAGTGTAGATGTGACTGCACCGCCTACAGGCAAACCATTTGGCAATAGACATCCCTTAATGAAAACAACAGAGCAAATAGTTGATCTCTTCTGCGGACTTGGATATGAAGTTCATGAGGGTCCTGAAATTGAAACTGACTATTACAATTTTGAGGCTTTAAATATTCCTGCAGATCATCCAGCAAGGGATATGCAAGACACATTTTATTTAGAAAACAATTTGCTTCTTAGAACACACACTTCCCCTGTGCAGATTCGATGCTTAGAAGGAAGCCCTCCCCCAGTAAGAATCATTGCACCAGGTCGGGTCTATAGAAGAGATGCAATTGATGCAACTCATTCGCCTGTTTTTCATCAAATAGAGGTATTGGCTATTGATGAAGGATTGGACTTCAGCCATCTTCGTGGAACAGTGATGGCATTCTTAAAAGCTTTTTTTGGAGATTTGCCAGTTCGTTTTAGAGCTAGCTATTTCCCATTCACTGAACCTTCTGTTGAGGTTGATGTCCAATGGAGAGGGAAATGGCTTGAAGTGATGGGCTGTGGGATGGTTGATCCTGCTGTATTAAATGGATTGGGCATTGACCCTGAAAGGTGGACTGGTTTCGCTGCAGGGCTAGGGGTAGAACGCTTCTGCATGGTTCGACATGAGATAGATGATATTAGGAGGCTTTATACAAGTGACCTTAGATTTTTGGAGCAATTTTAG
- a CDS encoding NAD(+) kinase, producing the protein MPLLGLIFNDGKELSLERALYIQRKFEAAGYEVIRASSAGGMVGFANPDQHMRTLGYNACVPEGFDSSMKLAIVLGGDGTVLSAARQTAPIGVPILTINTGHLGFLTETYLPDIDRALNSVLRTEWYIEERTSLVVSVMRGEQRRWEALCLNEMALHREPLTSMCHFEISIGNHAPVDISADGVILSTPTGSTAYSLSAGGPVITPDCPVLQLTPIAPHSLASRALVFSELEPVTVFPATPERLMMVVDGTAGCYVWPEDRVLIRRSNHPVKFIRLSDNEFFQVLGNKLGWGLPHIAKPEKN; encoded by the coding sequence GTGCCTCTACTAGGACTGATTTTTAATGATGGTAAAGAGCTTTCTTTAGAAAGAGCTCTTTATATTCAAAGAAAATTTGAGGCTGCTGGTTATGAAGTTATAAGAGCTAGCAGTGCTGGTGGAATGGTTGGCTTCGCCAACCCAGATCAACATATGAGAACACTTGGATATAACGCATGCGTTCCAGAAGGTTTTGATTCTTCTATGAAATTAGCCATTGTCTTAGGAGGAGATGGCACAGTACTTTCTGCAGCTCGTCAGACAGCGCCGATTGGAGTCCCTATTCTTACAATTAATACAGGCCATTTAGGTTTTTTAACAGAAACATACCTTCCAGATATTGATAGAGCTCTTAATAGCGTTTTAAGAACCGAATGGTATATAGAAGAAAGAACTAGTCTTGTTGTAAGTGTCATGCGTGGAGAGCAGAGACGTTGGGAAGCTTTATGTCTTAACGAAATGGCGTTACATAGAGAGCCTTTAACAAGCATGTGTCACTTTGAAATTTCAATTGGCAATCATGCACCTGTAGATATATCTGCTGATGGTGTAATCCTTTCCACTCCTACAGGTTCAACTGCTTACTCTCTTAGTGCAGGTGGACCTGTTATAACTCCAGATTGCCCAGTCCTTCAATTGACTCCTATAGCCCCACACTCATTAGCTTCAAGAGCACTTGTTTTTAGTGAATTAGAACCTGTAACTGTTTTCCCTGCAACACCTGAAAGATTGATGATGGTTGTTGATGGGACTGCAGGCTGTTATGTATGGCCAGAAGATAGGGTCCTAATTAGAAGAAGCAATCATCCTGTTAAATTCATTCGTTTGTCTGATAATGAATTCTTCCAAGTACTTGGTAATAAATTAGGCTGGGGTTTGCCTCATATCGCCAAGCCTGAAAAAAATTGA
- a CDS encoding bifunctional cobalt-precorrin-7 (C(5))-methyltransferase/cobalt-precorrin-6B (C(15))-methyltransferase gives MVRNNKNKAKEGISIDIIGVSASGVADLSSRLQGIVLSARNISAPRRLLISLKDWWNKQNSSNPFPIFFATDNPGEFINWLNEQDQKTVVLASGDPLWFGIGRILLKNFPSEKLVFHPSPTSLQLAFSRLAIPWQDAHWISLHGRETTPLTKLLQKRPNTIGILTDPNRGGAQEVRAILAACELENIYSFWIFENLGHKQERTYRISPKEELPLLDPLHLVVLIKDKEPFISKKDIPLFGIEDGFYLSYQDRPGLMTKREIRIQLLADLELPETGVIWDIGAGVGTIGLEALRLRPKLELLSIEKRLGGEELIKLNARRLAVFPRKIIEADALSILEKEAIPSQLAQPNRVILGGGGSEKINLLNEIIARIKPTGIIVIPLATIENLEKIANLLKKKGFQLKISQHQNLRGVSLKEGTRLNPMNPVFIIKGKFQ, from the coding sequence ATGGTAAGAAACAATAAAAACAAGGCCAAAGAGGGAATTTCTATAGACATCATTGGTGTTTCAGCTTCAGGGGTTGCAGATCTTTCAAGCAGATTGCAAGGAATTGTCCTCTCAGCAAGAAATATTTCAGCCCCTAGAAGATTGCTGATTTCTCTTAAAGACTGGTGGAATAAGCAAAATTCAAGTAATCCATTCCCAATTTTTTTTGCAACTGATAATCCAGGAGAATTTATCAATTGGCTCAATGAGCAAGATCAAAAAACTGTTGTATTAGCAAGTGGAGACCCTCTTTGGTTTGGAATTGGGAGGATATTGTTAAAAAATTTTCCATCTGAAAAACTTGTTTTTCATCCTTCTCCTACTTCTTTGCAATTAGCATTTTCACGATTAGCTATCCCTTGGCAAGATGCTCATTGGATTAGTCTTCATGGGAGAGAAACAACTCCTCTCACTAAGCTTTTACAAAAAAGACCTAATACGATAGGTATACTTACAGACCCGAATCGAGGCGGAGCCCAGGAAGTAAGAGCAATACTTGCGGCATGTGAACTTGAAAATATTTATAGCTTTTGGATATTCGAAAATCTTGGTCATAAGCAAGAACGTACATATCGAATTTCTCCTAAAGAAGAATTGCCTTTGCTAGACCCACTTCATCTAGTAGTGCTAATAAAGGACAAAGAACCCTTTATTAGTAAGAAAGATATTCCTTTATTTGGTATAGAAGATGGTTTTTATTTGTCATATCAGGATCGTCCAGGTCTTATGACAAAGAGAGAAATACGCATTCAATTATTAGCAGATTTAGAACTTCCAGAAACGGGTGTTATTTGGGATATTGGTGCTGGTGTAGGGACTATTGGCTTGGAAGCTTTACGATTAAGGCCTAAATTAGAACTTTTATCTATTGAAAAACGTTTGGGAGGGGAAGAGCTTATTAAATTAAATGCAAGAAGGCTAGCAGTCTTTCCTAGAAAAATTATTGAAGCAGATGCCCTCTCAATTCTTGAAAAAGAAGCAATCCCTAGTCAACTTGCACAACCAAATAGAGTGATTCTAGGAGGAGGAGGTTCTGAGAAAATAAATCTTTTAAATGAAATTATTGCTCGAATAAAACCAACAGGAATTATTGTTATTCCTTTAGCAACAATAGAAAATCTAGAAAAGATTGCGAACCTTTTAAAGAAAAAAGGATTTCAATTGAAAATTAGCCAGCATCAAAATTTAAGAGGTGTGTCTTTAAAAGAAGGGACAAGACTTAATCCAATGAATCCTGTCTTTATAATTAAGGGTAAATTTCAATAG
- a CDS encoding DUF3122 domain-containing protein, with amino-acid sequence MIKSFLLFLLISISCYLIPPKALEAKLELFENINGNEVQRSLESLRDLDDQTWQLVVYPQTGHEDNLVLRIVGFTGSLRLNHPEKLHLKSGLKSWDLKDITLSNPQLANDNRDAAAEFLLSPFLQELNNNRPLRLSLVGGFNDLPVPPYVVNEWRSMLKSFIRNET; translated from the coding sequence GTGATTAAGTCATTTCTTCTATTCCTACTCATATCAATTTCTTGTTATTTAATTCCACCTAAAGCGTTAGAAGCAAAGTTGGAACTTTTTGAAAATATCAATGGGAATGAAGTTCAAAGAAGCTTAGAAAGTTTAAGAGATCTTGATGACCAGACATGGCAATTGGTTGTTTACCCTCAAACAGGACATGAAGATAACTTAGTCTTGCGAATAGTTGGGTTTACAGGAAGTCTTAGATTAAATCACCCAGAAAAATTACATTTAAAATCAGGTCTTAAATCCTGGGATCTTAAAGATATAACTTTAAGCAACCCTCAACTGGCTAACGATAATCGTGATGCGGCTGCAGAGTTTTTATTAAGCCCATTTCTGCAAGAACTTAATAATAATCGGCCATTGCGATTGTCTTTGGTGGGAGGTTTTAATGATTTACCTGTACCGCCCTATGTTGTTAATGAATGGAGATCAATGCTTAAAAGCTTTATAAGAAATGAGACCTGA
- the ribD gene encoding bifunctional diaminohydroxyphosphoribosylaminopyrimidine deaminase/5-amino-6-(5-phosphoribosylamino)uracil reductase RibD, protein MRPDLYQRTWGQWMRRVLDLALLAEGQTSPNPLVGAVILDSQQNLIGEGFHRGTGQKHAEIEALLQAGPNAKGGTLLINLEPCCHYGKTPPCTKSILKSGLARVVVAIKDPDPRVSGKGISILRKAGIEVITGVLEKEAAWLNRAFIFRNQTGRPWGVLKWAMSLDGRTALPNGTSQWISGEESRKKVHSLRSRCDAVIVGGKTVKFDNPLLTSRGIKKKEPLRVVLSSSLDFPVEAQIWNTKQAETLICYGPESNSRLLDKLPDGPESILLEECNPAKLLEVLAQKGCNQVLWECGSRLATAAIKHNCVQEILVFISPKLLGGTSAMTPLSNLGFASMEQVLTVKEISQSKKGHDFVLNMLI, encoded by the coding sequence ATGAGACCTGACTTATATCAACGAACTTGGGGGCAATGGATGCGCCGTGTATTGGACTTAGCCCTTCTAGCTGAAGGGCAAACAAGTCCTAATCCACTTGTTGGCGCAGTGATTTTAGACTCTCAACAAAACCTTATAGGTGAAGGCTTTCATAGGGGTACTGGTCAAAAGCATGCGGAAATAGAAGCCTTGTTGCAAGCCGGTCCTAATGCAAAAGGGGGAACGCTATTAATCAATCTTGAACCTTGTTGTCATTATGGAAAAACTCCTCCTTGTACAAAATCAATTTTAAAGTCAGGTTTGGCAAGGGTTGTCGTTGCTATTAAGGATCCAGATCCAAGGGTTTCTGGTAAAGGCATTTCTATTTTACGTAAAGCTGGAATAGAAGTAATTACTGGAGTTCTAGAAAAAGAGGCGGCTTGGTTAAATAGAGCTTTCATTTTTCGCAATCAAACTGGAAGGCCATGGGGTGTTTTAAAATGGGCCATGAGCTTGGATGGAAGGACAGCATTGCCTAATGGAACAAGTCAATGGATTAGTGGAGAAGAATCTAGAAAAAAAGTCCATTCCCTTCGTTCACGATGCGATGCTGTAATTGTTGGAGGAAAAACCGTAAAATTCGACAACCCTCTCTTGACAAGCAGAGGCATTAAGAAAAAAGAGCCCTTAAGAGTTGTTCTAAGTTCTTCTCTAGACTTTCCAGTGGAGGCCCAAATTTGGAATACTAAGCAAGCAGAAACTTTGATTTGTTATGGTCCAGAAAGTAACTCTAGACTTTTAGATAAATTGCCAGATGGTCCTGAATCAATTCTTTTAGAAGAATGTAATCCAGCAAAATTATTAGAGGTTCTTGCTCAAAAAGGCTGTAATCAAGTCTTATGGGAATGTGGAAGTCGACTAGCAACTGCGGCAATTAAACATAATTGCGTTCAAGAAATATTAGTTTTCATATCTCCAAAATTATTAGGGGGGACCTCTGCGATGACGCCTCTTTCTAATCTAGGGTTTGCTTCAATGGAGCAAGTCCTTACGGTAAAAGAGATTTCTCAATCAAAAAAAGGGCATGATTTTGTTTTAAATATGCTTATTTGA
- the ftsH gene encoding ATP-dependent zinc metalloprotease FtsH, with product MPIRQDENQPNRRFGIINLILIGFGALLLFSSFFPNQNMQVPRVPYSLFINQVNDGEVKRAYITQDQIRYELSTPTEGAPSVLATTPIFDMDLPQRLEAKGVEFAAAPPKKPNIFSTILSWVVPPLIFILVLQFFARRSMGGGGAQGALSFTKSKAKVYVPDEESRVTFDDVAGVDEAKEELTEIVDFLKRPQRYSDIGARIPKGVLLVGPPGTGKTLLSKAVAGEAEVPFFIISGSEFVELFVGAGAARVRDLFEQAKKKAPCIIFIDELDAIGKSRSGSMGVVGGNDEREQTLNQLLTEMDGFSSADKPVIVLAATNQPEVLDAALLRPGRFDRQVLVDRPDLSGRKTILEIYTKKIKLAEKIDLDTIAQATSGFAGADLANMVNEAALLAARAKRTSVEQRDLNEAIERVVAGLEKKSRVLQDDEKKVVAYHEVGHAIVGHLMPGGSKVAKISIVPRGMSALGYTLQLPTEERFLNSKDELKGQIATLLGGRSAEEIVFGKVTTGASNDLQRATDIAEQMVGTYGMSDILGPLAYDKQGGGQFLGGNNNPRRVVSDATAQAIDKEVRSLVDEAHESALSILRKNLPLLESIAQKILEKEVIDGDDLKSLLSESLMP from the coding sequence ATGCCGATTCGCCAAGATGAAAATCAGCCGAATCGTCGTTTCGGCATAATTAATCTGATTTTGATTGGATTTGGAGCTCTTTTGCTTTTCAGCAGCTTCTTTCCAAATCAGAACATGCAAGTACCAAGAGTCCCATATTCATTATTTATTAACCAGGTAAATGATGGCGAAGTTAAAAGAGCCTATATAACCCAAGATCAAATTAGATATGAGCTCTCAACGCCAACTGAAGGAGCTCCATCAGTCTTAGCTACAACACCAATATTTGATATGGATCTACCTCAACGACTTGAAGCAAAAGGCGTTGAATTTGCAGCTGCACCTCCTAAGAAGCCCAATATTTTCAGCACAATTCTTAGTTGGGTTGTGCCTCCATTGATATTTATTTTAGTTCTTCAGTTTTTCGCTCGCAGAAGCATGGGTGGAGGAGGTGCTCAAGGAGCATTGAGCTTTACGAAAAGCAAAGCAAAAGTTTATGTACCCGATGAAGAGTCACGAGTCACTTTTGATGATGTAGCGGGAGTTGATGAAGCCAAGGAAGAACTAACTGAAATAGTTGATTTTCTAAAAAGACCTCAAAGGTATTCGGATATTGGAGCCAGGATACCTAAAGGTGTTTTGCTAGTAGGGCCGCCAGGGACAGGGAAAACCTTGCTTTCAAAAGCTGTTGCAGGAGAAGCAGAAGTTCCTTTCTTTATTATTTCAGGGTCAGAATTTGTAGAGCTTTTTGTTGGAGCTGGTGCTGCAAGAGTTAGAGACTTATTTGAACAAGCCAAGAAAAAAGCTCCTTGCATAATTTTCATAGATGAATTAGATGCAATAGGCAAGAGTCGCTCAGGTTCTATGGGTGTTGTTGGGGGTAATGATGAAAGAGAACAAACCCTTAATCAACTGCTCACAGAAATGGATGGTTTTTCTTCCGCTGACAAGCCAGTCATTGTTTTAGCCGCGACAAACCAACCAGAAGTTCTTGACGCTGCTTTATTGAGACCTGGACGATTTGACAGACAAGTATTAGTTGACAGGCCAGATTTATCCGGAAGAAAAACTATTTTAGAGATTTATACTAAGAAAATAAAATTAGCTGAAAAAATTGATTTAGATACTATTGCTCAAGCCACTAGCGGTTTTGCTGGAGCAGACTTGGCAAACATGGTAAATGAAGCAGCTTTATTAGCGGCAAGAGCTAAAAGAACCTCAGTAGAGCAGAGAGATTTAAATGAGGCTATAGAAAGGGTTGTTGCTGGATTAGAAAAGAAAAGCAGGGTCCTACAAGATGATGAGAAGAAAGTTGTCGCTTACCATGAAGTTGGTCATGCAATTGTTGGGCATCTGATGCCAGGTGGAAGCAAAGTTGCAAAAATCTCTATAGTTCCTAGGGGAATGAGTGCATTAGGTTATACATTGCAACTTCCCACTGAGGAAAGATTTCTTAACTCTAAAGATGAATTAAAGGGACAAATTGCCACATTATTAGGTGGTAGATCTGCTGAAGAAATTGTTTTCGGGAAAGTCACAACTGGAGCTTCAAATGATCTACAAAGAGCAACTGATATTGCCGAACAAATGGTTGGTACTTATGGGATGAGTGACATATTGGGACCATTGGCGTATGACAAACAAGGAGGAGGTCAGTTCTTAGGTGGGAACAATAATCCAAGAAGAGTTGTTAGTGACGCAACTGCTCAGGCTATAGATAAGGAAGTAAGGAGCCTTGTAGACGAAGCTCATGAAAGCGCTCTAAGCATACTTCGCAAAAACTTGCCTTTGCTTGAAAGCATTGCGCAGAAGATTCTTGAAAAAGAAGTTATTGATGGAGATGACCTTAAATCTTTGCTTTCAGAAAGTCTTATGCCTTAA
- the argF gene encoding ornithine carbamoyltransferase translates to MEMVSESLSRILADLKGKSFISCNDLNAHQIEAIHKLALQLKNGERKIDLGGRVLGLIFSKASTRTRVSFQVAMTRLGGQTIDINQKTSQLGRGEPLKDTARVLSRYCDALAIRTYGNDELIEYVKWSSIPVLNALTDLEHPCQALADFLTMKEVFGKTEGLTLTYLGDGNNVAHSLMLCGALLGVNVRISCPKGFEPIPSVIDQAKALAKESGSNIEISHNPLEAVNGSNVIYTDVWASMGQEKEQLHREEAFKDFTLDNRLVDKADSKAIVLHCLPAHRGEEISDEVLEGKRSRVFDQAENRLHVQQALLAALLGGL, encoded by the coding sequence ATGGAAATGGTCTCAGAATCATTATCAAGAATTCTTGCTGATCTTAAAGGCAAGAGTTTTATCTCTTGCAATGATCTAAATGCTCATCAAATTGAAGCAATTCACAAACTCGCGCTTCAATTAAAAAATGGGGAGAGAAAAATCGACCTTGGTGGCCGAGTATTAGGTTTGATTTTTAGCAAGGCTTCAACCAGGACTAGAGTTAGCTTTCAAGTCGCAATGACAAGGCTAGGCGGTCAAACAATTGATATAAACCAAAAGACCTCTCAGCTTGGGAGAGGCGAGCCATTAAAAGACACCGCTCGAGTCCTAAGCCGTTATTGTGATGCTCTTGCGATAAGGACTTATGGCAATGATGAGCTAATCGAATACGTAAAATGGTCTTCAATACCTGTATTGAATGCACTTACAGATTTAGAGCACCCTTGCCAGGCATTAGCTGACTTTCTAACAATGAAAGAAGTTTTTGGCAAGACAGAAGGATTAACACTTACATATTTAGGCGATGGAAATAATGTTGCTCATTCACTAATGCTTTGTGGGGCCCTTTTGGGAGTAAATGTGAGAATATCCTGCCCTAAAGGCTTTGAGCCAATTCCATCTGTAATAGATCAAGCTAAAGCTTTGGCAAAGGAATCTGGATCTAATATTGAAATTTCACATAATCCATTAGAGGCCGTAAATGGAAGCAATGTTATTTATACAGATGTTTGGGCCTCAATGGGACAGGAAAAAGAACAATTACATCGGGAAGAAGCTTTTAAAGACTTTACTCTAGATAATCGTTTAGTAGACAAGGCTGATAGCAAGGCAATCGTTCTTCATTGCTTACCCGCTCATAGAGGGGAAGAGATATCCGACGAAGTACTTGAAGGCAAACGTAGTCGAGTATTCGATCAGGCTGAAAATAGACTTCATGTGCAACAAGCTCTTCTAGCTGCATTACTAGGTGGACTTTAG
- the lexA gene encoding transcriptional repressor LexA, whose product MASEALTPAQKELFEWLSDYIGEHHHSPSIRQMMSAMGLRSPAPIQSRLRHLQEKGWITWQEGQARTLQLLEDNFPGIPLLGAVAAGGLIETFDDVQETLDMESILKTRGLFALTVNGDSMIDSFIADGDVVLMEPVKESSSLRNGAVVSAMVRGSGTTLKHFYRNGSLIRLEAANSAYEPIELEASMVEIQGKLLAVWRKT is encoded by the coding sequence ATGGCAAGCGAGGCATTGACTCCTGCTCAAAAAGAGCTTTTTGAATGGCTATCTGACTACATAGGGGAGCATCATCACAGCCCTTCCATCAGACAAATGATGTCAGCGATGGGGCTTCGTTCTCCTGCGCCGATACAAAGCAGGCTAAGGCATCTTCAAGAGAAGGGGTGGATAACTTGGCAAGAAGGTCAAGCGAGAACATTGCAGTTATTGGAAGATAATTTTCCTGGCATTCCATTACTTGGAGCTGTTGCTGCTGGAGGTCTTATAGAAACATTTGATGATGTTCAAGAAACCCTTGACATGGAATCAATTCTTAAAACTCGAGGCTTATTTGCGTTAACTGTTAATGGAGATTCAATGATTGACTCATTTATCGCTGATGGAGATGTAGTCCTAATGGAACCAGTGAAAGAATCGTCCTCTTTAAGAAATGGAGCCGTTGTTAGCGCAATGGTTCGCGGCTCAGGGACAACATTAAAGCATTTTTATCGCAATGGATCTTTAATCAGACTTGAAGCTGCAAACTCAGCCTATGAACCCATTGAGCTGGAAGCGTCTATGGTTGAAATACAAGGCAAACTATTGGCAGTTTGGCGAAAAACTTAA
- a CDS encoding Wzz/FepE/Etk N-terminal domain-containing protein — translation MDNSNNQSYLNNDYDKDDIDLSKVYKRLKRNRSTILPVSFVITFGVIISTYIRKPVWEGSFQIIIQRDTPAEQAGSLADVNRVDGLQVSLQGYTSDDLKTQVVILESPSVLKPVYKSVKTKKYSQGLTKYNPTYKQWIDDHLSIDLKKGTKVLTVNYKDTDKQLILSTLRMVSSKYQAYSRKDRLEKLDKGIDYLKLQVKQSKEKSSKSMKTFNSFSIQHGLGNADGLFGSDDPSPGIVTYDLSGKKAAVKGRLGTYGANFGAGDNGRSGAARRYKTHFKLLEQYEADYAELSSKLKPNSSVLKELKSRVEGLRVSLDRPNKIIAEFRELKRIALRDEALLQSLETNLDIALLEQARQEDPWDLISEPTLSDYRVSPKRSIETVITFLSSITILGLILILREKNSGILYYFYELNNEIPYRFMQTIYKNNIELNDRIISNIIESNKIKASSKGLIGIASISDDSMIKGPNNTYSLFKADNSITFIDPFDKNDIEKCSSIILLFEKGSLSSTNLKLTNEYLQLYKDKILGWLLLDTKTIFPNI, via the coding sequence ATGGACAATTCAAACAATCAAAGTTATTTAAATAATGATTATGATAAAGATGATATTGATTTAAGTAAAGTATATAAAAGGCTGAAAAGAAATAGATCAACTATATTACCCGTTTCATTTGTTATTACTTTTGGAGTAATTATTTCTACTTATATTAGGAAGCCTGTATGGGAAGGAAGCTTCCAAATAATTATCCAAAGAGATACACCAGCTGAACAAGCAGGGTCATTAGCAGATGTAAATAGAGTTGATGGATTACAAGTTAGCCTCCAAGGTTATACTTCCGATGATTTGAAAACCCAGGTAGTTATTTTAGAGAGCCCTTCTGTTCTTAAACCTGTTTACAAAAGCGTTAAAACTAAAAAGTATAGTCAAGGACTTACTAAATATAACCCTACTTATAAACAATGGATTGACGATCATTTATCTATAGATTTAAAAAAGGGCACAAAAGTTTTAACTGTAAATTATAAGGATACTGATAAGCAATTGATATTATCAACATTGAGAATGGTCTCATCTAAGTATCAAGCATATTCAAGGAAAGATCGATTGGAAAAGTTAGATAAAGGAATTGATTATTTAAAGTTACAAGTTAAGCAATCTAAAGAGAAGTCAAGTAAATCAATGAAAACTTTCAATAGCTTTTCTATACAACATGGGTTGGGGAATGCTGATGGATTATTTGGATCAGATGATCCAAGCCCAGGAATAGTTACTTACGATTTGTCAGGTAAGAAGGCAGCAGTAAAAGGCCGATTAGGAACCTATGGAGCTAATTTTGGAGCTGGTGACAATGGACGTTCAGGAGCTGCGAGAAGATATAAAACTCACTTTAAACTACTAGAGCAATATGAAGCTGATTATGCGGAGCTTTCCTCAAAATTAAAACCAAATTCTTCAGTTTTAAAAGAGCTAAAGAGTAGAGTTGAAGGCCTAAGGGTCTCTTTAGATAGGCCTAATAAAATAATTGCTGAATTTAGAGAGCTAAAAAGAATTGCTTTGCGAGATGAGGCTCTCTTGCAAAGTCTTGAGACTAATTTAGATATAGCTTTATTAGAACAAGCACGACAGGAAGATCCATGGGATCTTATTTCAGAACCGACATTAAGTGACTATAGAGTATCACCAAAGAGAAGTATTGAGACAGTTATTACATTCTTATCTTCAATAACTATTTTGGGCTTAATTCTAATATTAAGAGAAAAAAACTCAGGTATACTTTACTATTTTTATGAGTTAAATAACGAGATTCCATACAGATTTATGCAAACCATTTACAAGAATAATATTGAATTAAATGATAGAATTATTTCTAATATAATAGAATCTAACAAGATAAAAGCCTCCTCAAAGGGATTGATTGGCATAGCATCTATTTCAGATGACAGCATGATTAAAGGGCCTAATAATACTTATAGCTTGTTTAAAGCTGATAATAGCATCACTTTTATAGACCCATTTGATAAGAATGATATTGAAAAATGTTCAAGTATAATACTTTTATTTGAAAAGGGTTCTTTATCATCAACTAACCTTAAATTGACAAATGAATACCTTCAGCTCTATAAAGACAAGATTCTAGGCTGGTTATTGCTTGATACAAAAACAATATTTCCTAATATATAA